Proteins from a single region of Methanofastidiosum sp.:
- a CDS encoding DDE-type integrase/transposase/recombinase, with product MTVNQSTVSRWIRKYLTLISDYTKTLTPDVSGMWAIDEMALKCNGEWNWLWNLMDTDTRFLITSMISEGKTRDVDTARLPLKEAKQITGTTPDILISDGLNAYKEAVRKEFQMHRKGDGRNTTHIREIAITNKERNNNKIERLHGSMRQRNKVQRGLKNIEPSKDFVDGFKAYYNFIRPHQALNGKTPAQMAGIELGLDGNKWEGLIKQSVRVKR from the coding sequence GTGACGGTCAATCAGTCCACAGTCTCACGATGGATAAGAAAGTACCTAACCTTGATTTCAGACTACACAAAGACACTAACTCCCGACGTATCGGGCATGTGGGCGATAGACGAGATGGCCTTGAAGTGCAACGGCGAGTGGAACTGGCTCTGGAACTTGATGGACACCGATACACGCTTTTTGATAACATCAATGATTTCAGAGGGCAAGACTAGGGATGTTGACACTGCAAGACTACCACTCAAAGAGGCAAAGCAAATCACAGGCACAACACCAGACATCTTAATTTCTGATGGATTAAACGCATACAAAGAGGCAGTAAGAAAAGAGTTCCAGATGCACAGAAAAGGTGACGGTAGGAACACTACACACATCAGGGAAATAGCAATCACGAACAAGGAACGAAACAACAACAAGATAGAAAGATTGCACGGTTCAATGCGACAGAGAAACAAGGTGCAGAGAGGGCTAAAGAATATCGAACCATCAAAGGATTTTGTTGACGGCTTCAAGGCGTACTACAACTTCATACGACCCCATCAAGCCTTGAACGGAAAGACGCCTGCACAGATGGCGGGTATTGAGCTAGGTCTTGACGGCAACAAGTGGGAAGGATTGATTAAGCAGAGTGTGAGGGTAAAAAGATGA
- the psmA gene encoding archaeal proteasome endopeptidase complex subunit alpha — translation MAFVPPASGYDRAITVFSPDGSLYQVQYAGEAVRRGATAIGIKCNEGVVLCVDKRIPSRLVEPESFEKIFQIDDHLAAATSGIIADARILVDKARIEAQIHTLSYDEKMSVMMLAKKIGDLKQMHTQYGGLRPFGASLILAGINSEGPQIFVTEPSGAYLEWKATAIGAGRSVAMEIFEKEYSPEISIEDAIILALRALKKSIEGDLSKSNVEMAVISMEDKRFKKMNEDTLNLYIEKVKEIKEEEDKE, via the coding sequence ATGGCATTTGTTCCACCCGCATCTGGTTATGACCGGGCAATCACCGTTTTTAGTCCAGATGGAAGTTTGTATCAGGTTCAATACGCTGGCGAGGCAGTAAGAAGGGGCGCCACCGCTATAGGTATTAAATGTAACGAAGGAGTTGTCCTTTGTGTTGACAAGAGAATCCCTTCAAGGCTCGTTGAACCGGAATCATTTGAGAAGATATTTCAAATAGATGATCATCTTGCTGCAGCTACTTCAGGAATAATAGCAGACGCAAGAATACTTGTCGACAAGGCAAGAATCGAAGCGCAGATTCATACATTAAGTTATGATGAAAAGATGTCTGTAATGATGCTGGCAAAGAAGATTGGAGATTTAAAACAGATGCACACACAGTATGGCGGATTAAGGCCATTTGGTGCTTCTTTGATTCTTGCAGGTATCAATTCAGAAGGGCCTCAGATATTTGTAACTGAGCCTTCAGGTGCCTATCTTGAGTGGAAAGCTACGGCAATAGGCGCAGGAAGATCCGTTGCAATGGAAATATTTGAAAAAGAATATTCCCCTGAAATATCAATTGAAGATGCAATTATACTTGCTTTGAGAGCCCTTAAAAAATCAATAGAGGGGGATTTAAGCAAGAGCAATGTCGAAATGGCCGTAATAAGCATGGAAGATAAGAGATTTAAAAAAATGAATGAAGATACATTAAATCTCTATATCGAGAAAGTTAAAGAGATAAAAGAAGAGGAGGATAAGGAGTAG